GCCGCCTGACGGCACGCGGGCGCGCGCGAGAACCCACGGCCCGCCCGCACCCGCCCGTGCCCGGCACGCGGCGGCCTGGCGAAGTGGCGTGGGCGCACGCGTCCGCTGACCGCCCCGCACCCGCCGGTGTCCGGCACGGACAGTCCCGGCGAAGTGGCGCGGCCCTGCCCGTCCGCTGACCGCCCCGCACCCGCCCGTGTCCGGCACGCTGCGGCAGCCCGGCGAAGTGGCGCGGCCGGATCGGCCGCTGACCGCCCCGCACTCGCCGGTGACCGGAACGCGGCGGCTCGGCGGGCGCCTCGTGGCGCCCGATTGTCACCGCTGCCGCTTACTGTCGAGACATGGAAGGCACCGCACACCTCGACACCGCCTATGACCCGACGTCAGTCGCCCGCTGGGCGCCTGAACCCGACAAACGGCCGGGCCGGACCGCCTTCCAACGAGACCGTGCCCGCATCCTGCACTCCTCGGCGCTGAGAAGGCTCTCGGGCAAGACGCAGGTGGTGACGCCGGGCACCCGCACCGACGCCTGGGACGCCACCCCCCGCACCCGCCTCACCCACTCCCTGGAGTGCGCCCAGGTGGGCCGCGAACTCGGCGCCGCCCTCGGCTGCGATCCCGATCTGGTCGAGGCGTCCTGCCTCTCCCACGACCTCGGGCACCCCCCGTTCGGGCACAACGGCGAACAGGCGCTGAACGAGTTCGCGCGGGACTGCGGCGGCTTCGAGGGCAACGCCCAGTCGCTGCGGCTCCTCACTCGCATCGAACCCAAGCGCTTCACCGCCGAGGGCTCCGTGGGCCTCAACCTCACCCGTGCCACCCTCGACGCCGCCACCAAGTACCCCTGGCCCCGAGGCGCCCACCCCGTCGACCCGGCATCCTCCAAGTTCGGCGTCTACGAGGACGACCGGCCCGTGTTCGACTGGGTCCGTGAAACGGCCCCGGGCACGCGCACGTGCTTCGAGGCGCAGGTCATGGACTGGGCCGACGACGTGGCGTACTCGGTGCACGACGTCGAGGACGGCCTGCACGCGGGGCACATCGACCCCAACTGCCTGCACGCCGAACCGGAGCGCCAGGAGATCTTCCGGGTCGCCGTCGGCCGCTACGTCCCGGGCGGCACCGATCCGGCCGAACTCGCCGCCGCCCTCGACCGCCTCCAGGACCAGGACTGGTGGCCGCACGGCTACGACGGCACGGCGGCCGCCCAGGCCCGTCTGAAGGACGCCACCAGCCAGCTCATCGGCCGCTTCTGTCTGGCCGCCGAGGGCGCCACCCGCACGCGGTACGGCACCGGCCGCCTCACCCGCTACGACGCCGAGCTCGTCGTACCCGACGAGGCGCGCCTGGAGTGCGCGGTCCTCAAGGCTGTCGCCGACCGGTACGTCATGCAGCGCGCCGAACAGGAACGGCTGCGCGCCGACCAGCGCGTCGTCATCACCGAGCTCGCCGAGGCGCTCACCGCCCGCGCCCCCGACGGCCTGGACCCCCAGTTCCACGCCCTGTTCGAGCAGGCGGGCGACGACCGCGCCCGCAAGCGGGTGATCGTCGACCAGATCGCCTCCCTCACCGACGCCTCGGCCCGCTCGCTTCACAGCCGTCTGACGGGGCAGACGAGACCCTGACGAGTGCGTACCGGGCGCGCCCGAGGTGCGTCCGAACGGGGCCCGAACGTGACCCAGCGTGCCCTGATCGGGCACGTCCCCCTTCCCCCATCACGCTGCGTGCGGGACGCTCGCATGTGGCGGCACCCCTACGAGGAGGCATCACGTGGTCGACGCGGATCAGACATTCGTCATCGTCGGAGGAGGCCTGGCCGGCGCCAAGGCGGCCGAGACGCTGAGGGCGGAGGGCTTCACCGGCCGCGTGATACTGATCTGCGACGAGCGCGACCACCCCTACGAGCGACCGCCCCTCTCCAAGGGCTTCCTGCTCGGCAAGGAGGCGCGGGACAGCGTCTTCGTGCACGAGCCGGCCTGGTACGCGCAGAACGACATCGAACTGCACCTGGGCCAGACCGTCGACGCGATCGACCGCACCGCGAAGACGGTCCGCTTCGGCGACGACGGCACACTCGCCCACTACGACAAGCTGCTCCTGGCCACCGGCGCGGAGCCGCGCCGGCTCGACATCCCCGGCACCGACCTCGCCGGCGTGCACCATCTGCGCCGGCTCGCGCACGCCGAGCGCCTGAAGGGCGTCCTCGCCTCCCTCGGCCGGGACAACGGCCACCTGGTGATCGCCGGCGCCGGCTGGATCGGCCTGGAGATCGCGGCGGCGGCCCGCGAGTACGGCGCCGAGGTCACCGTCATCGAGCCGGAGCCCACCCCGCTGCACGGCGTCCTCGGCCCGGAGCTCGGGAGCGTCTTCGCCGACCTGCACCGCGAGCACGGCGTCCGCTTCCACTTCGGCGCCCGGCTCACCGAGATCGTCGGCCAGGACGGCATGGTCCTCGCCGTCCGCACCGACGACGGCGAGGAGCACCCGGCGCACGACGTCCTCGCCGCGATCGGCGCGGCCCCCCGGACAAGCCTCGCGGAGGCGGCGGGCCTCACCCTCGCCGACCGCGCGCACGGCGGCGGGATCGCGGTCGACGCCCGGCTGTGCACCTCCGACCCCGACATCCACGCGGCCGGCGACGTCGCGTCCTTCCCGCACGGCCTCTTCGACACCCGGCTGCGCGTCGAGCACTGGGCCAACGCCCTCAACGGCGGCCCGGCGGCCGCCCGCGCGATGCTCGGCAAGGAGGTCGCCTACGACCGCGTGCCCTACTTCTTCTCCGACCAGTACGACCTGGGCATGGAGTACAGCGGCTGGGCCCCGCCGGGGACGTACGACGAGGTGGTCATCCGGGGCGACGCCGGCAAGCGGGAGTTCGTCGCGTTCTGGCTGCACGAGGGCCGTGTCCTCGCCGGGATGAACGTGAACGTGTGGGACGTCACAGAGCCGATCCAGAAGCTGATCCGCGCCCGGACCCCCGTGAACACGGACGCCCTGGCCGACCCGCACGTCCCCCTGGAGGGTCTCGCCCCGTAGCGCGCCCCTCGGGTGTCGGCGCGCCCCCGTAGAATCACCTCGTGGCAGGACGGATCAACGACGAGGACGTGAAGGCGGTACGGGACGCGGTCCCGATCGACGCCGTGGTGTCCGAGTACCTCCAGCTGCGCAACGCGGGCGGCGGCAACCTCAAGGGCCTCTGTCCGTTCCACGACGAGAAGTCGCCGTCCTTCCAGGTCAGCCCGAGCAAGGGACTCTTCCACTGCTTCGGCTGCCAGGAGGGCGGCGACACCATCTCGTTCGTGATGAAGGTAGACCACCTCACCTTCTCCGAGGTGGTCGAGCGGCTCGCCGCCCAGGCCGGCATCACCCTGCGCTACGAGGAGGGCGGCTACAACCCCGCCCACCAGCGCGGCGAACGCATCCGTCTCGTCGAGGCGCACAAGGTCGCCGCCGAGTGGTACGCGGAACAGCTCGCCACCGGGCCCGAGGCGGAGACCGGCCGGGTCTTCCTCGCCGAGCGCGGCTTCGACCAGGCCGCGGCCCTCCACTTCGGCGTCGGCTACAGCCCGCAGGGCTGGGACCACCTCACCCGTTTCCTGCGCGGCAAGGGCTTCACCGACAAGGAGCTGCTGCTCTCCGGGCTTGCCCAGGAGGGGCGCCGCGGGCCCATCGACCGCTTCCGGGGCCGTCTGATGTGGCCCATCCGCGACATCGGCGGCGAGGTGGTCGGCTTCGGCGCGCGCAAGCTCTACGAGGCGGACAACGGGCCCAAGTACCTCAATACGCCCGACACCGCGATCTACAAGAAGTCCCAGGTGCTGTACGGCATCGACCTCGCCAAGCAGCACATCGCGAAGACCAGCCGGGCGGTCGTCGTCGAGGGCTACACCGACGTCATGGCCTGCCACCTGGCCGGTGTCACCACCGCCATCGCGACCTGCGGCACGGCCTTCGGCGGCGACCACATCAAGATCCTCCGCCGGCTGCTGATGGACAACGGCAGCGCCCGCGTCATCTTCACCTTCGACGGCGACGCGGCCGGCCAGAAGGCGGCCCTGCGCGCCTTCGAGGACGACCAGAAGTTCGCCGCCGAGACGTACATCGCCATCGCGCCGGACAACATGGACCCCTGCGACCTGCGCCTGGCCAAGGGCGACGAGGCGGTCGCCGACCTGGTCGAACCCCGCACCCCCCTCTTCGAGTTCGCACTGCGCCAGATCGTCGTCCGCTACGACCTCGACACCCCGGCCGGCCGCGCGGCCGCGCTCGACGAGGCCGCGCCCATCGTCGCCCGCATCAAGAACAGTGGCGCCCAGCACGAGGTCGCCGTCCAGCTGGCCGGCATGCTCGGCATCCTGGACACCCAGTTCGTCGTCAAAAGGGTTGCCCAGCTGGCCCGTTGGGCCCGCGACCGAGGTGGCAAGGGTCCGGCGCCGGCCCGGGGCCCGCAGCCGTACGAGTCCGCCGCCCGGCCGCCGGGCGGCGGCCCCGCCCTCAACCTCCGCAACGCCGTCTACGCCACCGAACGCGAGCTGCTCAAGCTCGCCCTGCAACGCCCCGAGCTGGTCTCCCCGGCCTTCGACGCGTACGGGATCGACGAGTTCACCGCCGCCCCCTACGCCGCCGTACGCCAGGCGATCCAGGACGCGGGCGGCGCCGAGTACGGCGTCAAGGACGGACAGGAGTACCTCGTCCGGGTCCGGGAGGCAGCACCCGACGACGCGGTCCGGGCCATGGTGACCGAGCTGGCCGTCGAGGCGATCATGCGCCGCACGGTCGACGAGAACTACGCGGGCGAGCAGTTGGTGACGGTCCGTCGGCGGGCCGTGGCGCGCCGGCTCACCGATCTCCAGAGCACACTGACGCGTCTCGGCCACACGGACCCGGCCCAGTCGGCCGCCGTCCAGAACGAGATGATGATCCTGACCAGGTACGACAGGGCGTTGCAGCACGAGGGCCCGTCCGCTCTCTGAGCCGCCGCCCGCGGCAGGGTAGCCGCGCGGTCACGGACCGGACGCAAAAAGTCGCCGCACGCCCCTCGTGGCGGCTGTGTGTCGTACTCCACACTGGGGTGCGGTGCCTGAGTCCTCGGAGCGCGGCCGATCCCGGAGGGACGCGGCGTGGCCGCCGACTCCGCCCCCCGAAGTACCGCTGCTGCTCACCTCAGCAGCGATCATCCTGGAGGTCGCCCCCGTGCAGACCCAGACCCTGACCCAGTCCGTCAGCACTGCCGAGAGTACGGCCGGTACCACCGGTACCAGTACGGCCGACGGCACCGAACCGGACGCCGAGGCCGACGTCCTGAACGCCGTCCCGCCGCAGAACCGTCCCGCGCACCACCCGGAGACCCGGACGGAGACAGCCGCGCCGCCAGACGCGGAAACGGACGCGGAGACGGACGCGGAGACGCAGAGCGAGCAGGAGTCCGAGCCGCCTGCCGAGGCCCTGCTGGACGCCCCCGAAGGCGCCTCCGAAGGAACCCCCGAGGACGTTCCGGAGCTCCTCCAGCCGCCGCGCGCCCGTCCCCGCGCCACCGACAGCGGCAGCCCCTCCTCCGACCTGTTCCGGCAGTACCTGCGGGAGATCGGCCGCATCCCGCTGCTCACCGCGGCCGAGGAGGTCGACCTGGCCCGCCGCGTGGAGGCCGGCCTGTTCGCCGAGGAGAAACTGAGCGGCGCGAGCGACCTGGACAGCCAACTGGCCCTCGACCTCGACCGGTTGGTCGTCCTGGGCCGGATGGCGAAGCGCCGCCTCATCGAGGCCAACCTGCGGCTCGTGGTCTCCGTCGCGAAACGGTACGTCGGGCGCGGGCTCACCATGCTCGACCTCGTCCAGGAGGGCAACCTCGGCCTGATCCGGGCGGTCGAGAAGTTCGACTACGCCCGCGGCTACAAGTTCTCCACGTACGCCACCTGGTGGATCCGCCAGGCCATGTCCCGCGCGCTCGCCGACCAGGCCCGCACCATCCGCGTCCCGGTCCATGTCGTCGAACTCATCAACCGGGTCGTCCGCGTACAGCGCCGGATGCTCCAGGAACGCGGCTACGAGCCGACCGCCGAAGAGGTCGCCGCCCAGCTCGACCTGCTGCCGGAGCGCGTCGGCGAGGTCCTGCGCCTCGCCCAGGAACCGGTCTCCCTGCACGCCCCGGTGGGCGAGGAGGACGATGTGGCCCTCGGCGACCTCATCGAGGACGGCGACGCGGCCAGCCCCGTCGAGTCGGCGGCGTTCCTGCTGCTGCGCGAGCACCTCGAGGCCGTGCTCTCCACCCTCGGCGAACGCGAGCGGAAGGTCGTCCAGCTGCGCTACGGCCTGGCGGACGGCCGGCCGCGCACCCTGGAGGAGATCGGCCGCATCTTCGGCGTGACGCGCGAGCGGATACGGCAGATCGAGTCCAAGACCCTCAACAAACTCCGCGACCACGCCTTCGCGGACCAGCTCAGGGGCTACCTCGACTGAGCGGGACCCCGACCGGGCGGAGCCGCTCGCCCTCACCCGATGCGAGCGGCCCCCGTCGGTCCCCGGCCGGATACCGTTCTCCCGTCAGTCGACCTCGGCCAGTGCCTCCGCGAACTGCGCCTTGTACAGGCGCGCGTAGGCCCCGTCGGCCGCGAGCAGGTCGGCGTGCGCCCCCTGCTCCACGATCGAGCCGTTCTCCATCACCAGGATCGTGTCGGCGTCCCGGATGGTCGACAGCCGGTGCGCGATGACGAACGACGTACGCCCGTGCGCCAGTTTCGCCATCGCCTTCTGGATCAGCACCTCGGTCCGGGTGTCGACGGAACTGGTCGCCTCGTCCAGCACCAGGATCGTCGGGTCGGACAGGAACGCCCGCGCGATGGTGATCAGCTGCTTCTCACCGGCGCTCACCCCGCTGCCCTCGTCGTCGATCACCGTGTCGTAGCCCTCGGGCAGGGTACGGACGAACCGGTCCGCGTGCGCGGCCCGCGCCGCCTCCTCGATCTCGCCCCGGGTGACCTCCCGCGACGCCCCGTACGCGATGTTCTCGGCGATGGTGCCGCCGAACAGCCAGGTGTCCTGGAGCACCATGCCGATCCCGGCACGCAGTTCGTCGCGGGACATCCGCGCTATGTCGACTCCGTCGAGGGTGATGCGCCCGGCGGAGACGTCGTAGAACCGCATGAGCAGGTTCACCAGCGTCGTCTTGCCGGCGCCCGTCGGACCGACGATGGCGACCGTGTGCCCGGGCTCCACCGTCAGGGACAGGTCCTCGATGAGCGGCCTCTCCGGGTCGTACCGGA
This Streptomyces sp. NBC_00377 DNA region includes the following protein-coding sequences:
- a CDS encoding deoxyguanosinetriphosphate triphosphohydrolase encodes the protein MEGTAHLDTAYDPTSVARWAPEPDKRPGRTAFQRDRARILHSSALRRLSGKTQVVTPGTRTDAWDATPRTRLTHSLECAQVGRELGAALGCDPDLVEASCLSHDLGHPPFGHNGEQALNEFARDCGGFEGNAQSLRLLTRIEPKRFTAEGSVGLNLTRATLDAATKYPWPRGAHPVDPASSKFGVYEDDRPVFDWVRETAPGTRTCFEAQVMDWADDVAYSVHDVEDGLHAGHIDPNCLHAEPERQEIFRVAVGRYVPGGTDPAELAAALDRLQDQDWWPHGYDGTAAAQARLKDATSQLIGRFCLAAEGATRTRYGTGRLTRYDAELVVPDEARLECAVLKAVADRYVMQRAEQERLRADQRVVITELAEALTARAPDGLDPQFHALFEQAGDDRARKRVIVDQIASLTDASARSLHSRLTGQTRP
- a CDS encoding RNA polymerase sigma factor translates to MPESSERGRSRRDAAWPPTPPPEVPLLLTSAAIILEVAPVQTQTLTQSVSTAESTAGTTGTSTADGTEPDAEADVLNAVPPQNRPAHHPETRTETAAPPDAETDAETDAETQSEQESEPPAEALLDAPEGASEGTPEDVPELLQPPRARPRATDSGSPSSDLFRQYLREIGRIPLLTAAEEVDLARRVEAGLFAEEKLSGASDLDSQLALDLDRLVVLGRMAKRRLIEANLRLVVSVAKRYVGRGLTMLDLVQEGNLGLIRAVEKFDYARGYKFSTYATWWIRQAMSRALADQARTIRVPVHVVELINRVVRVQRRMLQERGYEPTAEEVAAQLDLLPERVGEVLRLAQEPVSLHAPVGEEDDVALGDLIEDGDAASPVESAAFLLLREHLEAVLSTLGERERKVVQLRYGLADGRPRTLEEIGRIFGVTRERIRQIESKTLNKLRDHAFADQLRGYLD
- the dnaG gene encoding DNA primase; protein product: MAGRINDEDVKAVRDAVPIDAVVSEYLQLRNAGGGNLKGLCPFHDEKSPSFQVSPSKGLFHCFGCQEGGDTISFVMKVDHLTFSEVVERLAAQAGITLRYEEGGYNPAHQRGERIRLVEAHKVAAEWYAEQLATGPEAETGRVFLAERGFDQAAALHFGVGYSPQGWDHLTRFLRGKGFTDKELLLSGLAQEGRRGPIDRFRGRLMWPIRDIGGEVVGFGARKLYEADNGPKYLNTPDTAIYKKSQVLYGIDLAKQHIAKTSRAVVVEGYTDVMACHLAGVTTAIATCGTAFGGDHIKILRRLLMDNGSARVIFTFDGDAAGQKAALRAFEDDQKFAAETYIAIAPDNMDPCDLRLAKGDEAVADLVEPRTPLFEFALRQIVVRYDLDTPAGRAAALDEAAPIVARIKNSGAQHEVAVQLAGMLGILDTQFVVKRVAQLARWARDRGGKGPAPARGPQPYESAARPPGGGPALNLRNAVYATERELLKLALQRPELVSPAFDAYGIDEFTAAPYAAVRQAIQDAGGAEYGVKDGQEYLVRVREAAPDDAVRAMVTELAVEAIMRRTVDENYAGEQLVTVRRRAVARRLTDLQSTLTRLGHTDPAQSAAVQNEMMILTRYDRALQHEGPSAL
- a CDS encoding NAD(P)/FAD-dependent oxidoreductase, translated to MVDADQTFVIVGGGLAGAKAAETLRAEGFTGRVILICDERDHPYERPPLSKGFLLGKEARDSVFVHEPAWYAQNDIELHLGQTVDAIDRTAKTVRFGDDGTLAHYDKLLLATGAEPRRLDIPGTDLAGVHHLRRLAHAERLKGVLASLGRDNGHLVIAGAGWIGLEIAAAAREYGAEVTVIEPEPTPLHGVLGPELGSVFADLHREHGVRFHFGARLTEIVGQDGMVLAVRTDDGEEHPAHDVLAAIGAAPRTSLAEAAGLTLADRAHGGGIAVDARLCTSDPDIHAAGDVASFPHGLFDTRLRVEHWANALNGGPAAARAMLGKEVAYDRVPYFFSDQYDLGMEYSGWAPPGTYDEVVIRGDAGKREFVAFWLHEGRVLAGMNVNVWDVTEPIQKLIRARTPVNTDALADPHVPLEGLAP